One segment of Solanum stenotomum isolate F172 chromosome 1, ASM1918654v1, whole genome shotgun sequence DNA contains the following:
- the LOC125867032 gene encoding WAT1-related protein At1g09380-like isoform X1, translated as MGNELLAFVVMVIVQLGFAGMIIISKLVMDGGMNPFVQSAYRPIFATISIAPFAFYFERKNESKLTISVLFQIFLCSIFGITANQYAWFIGLTNSTPTIASAIDNLIPAFTFIIAVPLGIEKLGLRSIAGQAKFWGTIVCVGGAMLLSLYHGKVVIGQLGFHWKFAENTVKDVNSNFFLGPFLLIVCSLTYAIWLIIQTKVNEKYAAPYTCITLMCLMASVESVIIGFCIVPKLSEWALNPIRALSVVYNGAVSTSLVFFLSSWCIEKKGPLYVSMFNPLLLVISAFLSWTLLREKLYLGVVVGSIIVVAGLYGFLWGKKMETNAEDIEVNKEKMNQLSKCKSIDLELQLPNSNDQN; from the exons ATGGGGAATGAATTGTTGGCTTTTGTGGTAATGGTGATTGTGCAATTAGGGTTTGCCGGAATGATAATAATATCAAAGTTAGTGATGGATGGTGGCATGAATCCTTTTGTTCAGTCAGCTTATAGGCCTATTTTTGCAACTATCTCCATTGCTCCATTTGCTTTCTACTTCGAGAG GAAAAATGAATCCAAGTTGACAATCTCTGTTCTTTTCCAGATATTTTTGTGTTCTATTTTCGG GATAACAGCGAACCAATATGCATGGTTCATCGGCTTAACGAATTCAACTCCAACGATTGCTTCTGCCATTGATAATCTAATCCCAGCTTTCACATTTATCATAGCCGTACCCTTGGG GATTGAAAAATTGGGATTAAGAAGTATAGCAGGACAAGCTAAGTTTTGGGGTACAATAGTATGCGTTGGAGGTGCAATGTTATTGTCATTATATCATGGAAAAGTTGTTATTGGTCAGTTAGGATTTCACTGGAAATTTGCAGAAAATACAGTCAAAGATGTCAATTCCAACTTCTTTTTAGGACCTTTTTTACTTATAGTATGCAGTCTTACTTATGCCATTTGGTTAATCATTCAG ACAAAGGTAAATGAGAAGTATGCAGCTCCATATACATGCATAACTTTGATGTGCTTAATGGCAAGTGTGGAGAGTGTCATTATTGGCTTTTGCATCGTCCCTAAACTTTCTGAATGGGCTTTAAACCCCATTAGAGCTCTCTCTGTGGTCTATAAT GGAGCTGTGAGTACATCATTAGTATTTTTCCTGAGCTCATGGTGCATCGAGAAAAAAGGTCCTTTATATGTCTCGATGTTCAATCCGTTATTGTTGGTTATTTCTGCATTTCTCAGTTGGACTTTGCTTCGTGAGAAATTATACCTTGGAGT AGTTGTAGGGTCAATCATAGTAGTGGCTGGGCTTTACGGATTTTTGTGGGGCAAAAAGATGGAGACAAATGCAGAGGATATTGAAGTaaataaagagaagatgaaTCAGTTGAGTAAATGTAAATCAATTGATTTGGAATTACAATTACCCAACTCTAATGATCAGAATTAG
- the LOC125867032 gene encoding WAT1-related protein At1g09380-like isoform X2: MGNELLAFVVMVIVQLGFAGMIIISKLVMDGGMNPFVQSAYRPIFATISIAPFAFYFERKNESKLTISVLFQIFLCSIFGITANQYAWFIGLTNSTPTIASAIDNLIPAFTFIIAVPLGIEKLGLRSIAGQAKFWGTIVCVGGAMLLSLYHGKVVIGQLGFHWKFAENTVKDVNSNFFLGPFLLIVCSLTYAIWLIIQVNEKYAAPYTCITLMCLMASVESVIIGFCIVPKLSEWALNPIRALSVVYNGAVSTSLVFFLSSWCIEKKGPLYVSMFNPLLLVISAFLSWTLLREKLYLGVVVGSIIVVAGLYGFLWGKKMETNAEDIEVNKEKMNQLSKCKSIDLELQLPNSNDQN, translated from the exons ATGGGGAATGAATTGTTGGCTTTTGTGGTAATGGTGATTGTGCAATTAGGGTTTGCCGGAATGATAATAATATCAAAGTTAGTGATGGATGGTGGCATGAATCCTTTTGTTCAGTCAGCTTATAGGCCTATTTTTGCAACTATCTCCATTGCTCCATTTGCTTTCTACTTCGAGAG GAAAAATGAATCCAAGTTGACAATCTCTGTTCTTTTCCAGATATTTTTGTGTTCTATTTTCGG GATAACAGCGAACCAATATGCATGGTTCATCGGCTTAACGAATTCAACTCCAACGATTGCTTCTGCCATTGATAATCTAATCCCAGCTTTCACATTTATCATAGCCGTACCCTTGGG GATTGAAAAATTGGGATTAAGAAGTATAGCAGGACAAGCTAAGTTTTGGGGTACAATAGTATGCGTTGGAGGTGCAATGTTATTGTCATTATATCATGGAAAAGTTGTTATTGGTCAGTTAGGATTTCACTGGAAATTTGCAGAAAATACAGTCAAAGATGTCAATTCCAACTTCTTTTTAGGACCTTTTTTACTTATAGTATGCAGTCTTACTTATGCCATTTGGTTAATCATTCAG GTAAATGAGAAGTATGCAGCTCCATATACATGCATAACTTTGATGTGCTTAATGGCAAGTGTGGAGAGTGTCATTATTGGCTTTTGCATCGTCCCTAAACTTTCTGAATGGGCTTTAAACCCCATTAGAGCTCTCTCTGTGGTCTATAAT GGAGCTGTGAGTACATCATTAGTATTTTTCCTGAGCTCATGGTGCATCGAGAAAAAAGGTCCTTTATATGTCTCGATGTTCAATCCGTTATTGTTGGTTATTTCTGCATTTCTCAGTTGGACTTTGCTTCGTGAGAAATTATACCTTGGAGT AGTTGTAGGGTCAATCATAGTAGTGGCTGGGCTTTACGGATTTTTGTGGGGCAAAAAGATGGAGACAAATGCAGAGGATATTGAAGTaaataaagagaagatgaaTCAGTTGAGTAAATGTAAATCAATTGATTTGGAATTACAATTACCCAACTCTAATGATCAGAATTAG